In Dyadobacter subterraneus, the following proteins share a genomic window:
- a CDS encoding DUF3244 domain-containing protein: VDKADDNASTTILVKNENGDVVYREIVAKGNQKFGRQLNVTELEAGKYQIDVTSQNETQTKTFQLSDQKTERALTIK; encoded by the coding sequence TGGTCGACAAAGCGGATGATAACGCTTCAACAACCATTCTTGTGAAAAATGAAAACGGAGACGTCGTTTACCGCGAAATTGTAGCCAAAGGAAATCAGAAATTCGGTCGCCAGTTGAACGTTACGGAGCTTGAAGCAGGTAAATACCAAATCGATGTAACAAGCCAAAACGAAACACAAACCAAAACATTCCAATTGTCAGATCAAAAAACAGAACGTGCATTGACAATCAAATAA